One segment of Solanum stenotomum isolate F172 chromosome 1, ASM1918654v1, whole genome shotgun sequence DNA contains the following:
- the LOC125872116 gene encoding LOW QUALITY PROTEIN: uncharacterized protein LOC125872116 (The sequence of the model RefSeq protein was modified relative to this genomic sequence to represent the inferred CDS: substituted 1 base at 1 genomic stop codon): MQFNXLMKTMEEEEISELCKYSYHLDLDTGIEKNYVELKKRQLYGGRRHDSSKEEIDHAHEDHLVREIALLELDIMCLEKYLLSMYRKTFAKRLESLSMKDDRTKTNSIPNEKKFAQVKETPRTNIITSPILPTLSNAVKECDDDKQKLVVDSTILRCHSSLSHAACSFRASPSVAVLADAVDSYHSMPLSMLEHAQPSTSNRSLTEHHVTSCSNNLYDYSPSRLSEEMIKCISAIYCQLADPPLFSRDLSSSPISVSSSTLESFPQAQSDMKGHQCIENSPSNLLSNPFHFEDSKGFSGFIVRMVEVLRLCRDSQSLDGVEQMLKQFRYLVSKLEEVAPKEMRHEEKLAFWINVHNALVMHAFLVHGIPRSNLKRASLLLKSAYNIGGNTVSVDMIQNSILQCQLPRPGQWLQSFFFTKQRFKAGDARRGYAIEHPDPRLRFALCSGNHSDPVLRLYTSKRVFEELEVAKDDYIQANIRVHKEQKLVLPKNVESYVKEVNVSPSGLFETIELALPSYLRKKFQQPKQQNLWKKIDWIPHNFSFRYLISSELVE; this comes from the exons ATGCAGTTTAATTAATTGATGAAGACAATGGAGGAAGAAGAGATTAGTGAATTGTGCAAATATTCATACCATCTTGATTTG GATACTGGGATAGAAAAGAACTATGTTGAGCTGAAGAAGAGGCAATTATATGGCGGCAGACGCCATGATTCATCTAAGGAAGAGATTGAT CATGCTCATGAGGATCATCTGGTTAGAGAAATTGCTCTTCTGGAGCTGGATATTATGTGTTTGGAGAAGTATCTTCTTTCAATGTATCGGAAAACATTCGCCAAGCGATTAGAATCACTGTCCATGAAGGATGATAGAACAAAAACTAATTCAATTCCCAATGAAAAGAAGTTTGCACAAGTGAAGGAGACTCCAAGGACTAATATTATCACTAGTCCTATTTTGCCTACTTTGAGTAATGCAGTCAAAGAAtgtgatgatgacaaacaaaaaCTAGTTGTTGACTCAACCATTTTGAGATGCCATTCTTCCCTATCACATGCTGCTTGTTCCTTCAGAGCTTCACCTTCAGTTGCAGTTCTTGCTGATGCTGTAGACTCATACCATTCTATGCCTTTATCAATGCTGGAG CATGCTCAACCATCAACTTCAAACAGGAGTCTCACGGAGCATCATGTTACTAGTTGTTCTAATAATCTTTACGATTACTCGCCAAGCCGGTTGTCTGAGGAAATGATCAAGTGCATTTCAGCCATATATTGTCAGCTTGCTGATCCACCTTTATTCAGTCGTGATTTAAGTTCGTCTCCCATCTCAGTATCATCATCAACACTTGAATCTTTTCCTCAAGCACAGAGTGATATGAAGGGACATCAATGCATAGAAAATTCACCTTCCAATTTGTTGAGCAATCCTTTCCACTTTGAAGACTCAAAGGGATTTAGCGGATTCATTGTTAGAATGGTTGAGGTGCTACGACTGTGTCGAGATAGTCAGAGCTTAGATGGTGTTGAACAAATGCTGAAACAATTTAG GTACCTAGTCTCAAAATTGGAAGAAGTCGCCCCCAAGGAAATGAGACATGAAGAGAAACTAGCCTTTTGGATTAATGTCCACAatgcattagtaatgcat GCATTTTTGGTTCATGGGATTCCAAGAAGTAATCTCAAGAGAGCATCTTTACTtcttaag tcAGCTTACAACATTGGAGGGAATACAGTAAGTGTGGACATGATTCAGAATTCTATACTACAATGCCAGTTGCCTCGTCCTGGTCAG TGGCTTCAGTCATTTTTCTTTACGAAACAAAGATTTAAGGCTGGCGATGCAAGAAGAGGATATGCAATTGAGCATCCAGATCCTCGCCTACGCTTTGCTCTTTGCTCAGGAAATCATTCTGATCCTGTG CTTCGTTTGTACACATCGAAGAGAGTATTCGAAGAACTAGAAGTGGCTAAAGATGATTACATTCAGGCAAACATAAGGGTACACAAAGAACAAAAACTAGTCCTTCCAAAGAATGTGGAATCTTATGTTAAAGAAGTGAATGTGAGTCCTTCTGGTTTGTTCGAAACGATAGAGTTAGCATTACCTTCTTATTTGAGGAAGAAATTTCAGCAGCCCAAGCAACAAAATTTGTGGAAGAAAATTGATTGGATTCCTCACAACTTCAGTTTCAGATACCTTATTTCAAGTGAATTGGTTGAATGA
- the LOC125872038 gene encoding plastid division protein PDV2, giving the protein MDEDRIGLVLARISELRVEITNCIHKASKKDEVESGNGEDPDGKTHEDDDEAVDCLLKIKDALESLEAQVSSLQALQEQQWYEKEAALAEIGYSQEKLLQTLKGYEGKDYQVIHEAIAFVSETVEDNNDLLLPPYPSRPSRTLVSDKGYGVHLPSARKLTQNGVTGSHNHHSRKDVDEANHERSEPKSPLRMVKFFLSAAAKTALTVVGVISVLTLAGFEPQIKKRDNQINVSNLFQQVASRKVPVVENGENQCVVKERVEIPFESVVATPDVNYGCG; this is encoded by the exons ATGGATGAAGATAGAATAGGGTTAGTACTGGCTAGAATCTCTGAGCTGAGGGTAGAGATAACGAATTGTATTCATAAAGCATCTAAGAAAGATGAAGTGGAATCTGGAAATGGAGAAGACCCAGATGGGAAAACCCatgaggatgatgatgaagCAGTGGATTGCTTGTTGAAGATTAAGGATGCTCTTGAATCACTTGAAGCCCAAGTGTCTTCTTTGCAG GCACTACAGGagcaacaatggtatgaaaaagAAGCAGCGCTGGCTGAGATTGGTTATAGTCAAGAAAAATTGCTCCAGACACTGAAAGGGTACGAAGGCAAGGATTATCAAGTCATACACGAGGCAATTGCTTTTGTTTCTGAAACAGTAGAAGACAACAACGATCTTCTACTTCCTCCTTACCCTAGCAGACCTTCTCGTACCCTGGTGTCAGACAAGGGTTATGGTGTACACTTGCCATCTGCACGGAAACTCACTCAAAATGGGGTAACTGGTAGCCACAACCACCATTCCAGGAAAGATGTCGATGAAGCTAACCATGAAAGATCCGAGCCTAAAAGCCCATTAAGAATGGTAAAATTCTTCCTCAGTGCAGCAGCCAAGACAGCACTCACAGTTGTTGGTGTAATATCTGTCTTGACTTTGGCTGGATTCGAGCCTCAGATAAAGAAACGGGATAATCAGATCAATGTTTCAAACTTGTTTCAACAGGTGGCAAGCAGAAAAGTCCCCGTTGTTGAAAATGGTGAAAATCAGTGCGttgtgaaagagagagttgagatcCCATTTGAATCAGTTGTGGCTACTCCAGATGTAAATTATGGCTGTGGATGA